Proteins found in one Kwoniella bestiolae CBS 10118 chromosome 1, complete sequence genomic segment:
- a CDS encoding 2-isopropylmalate synthase — translation MPMLADPSQRYLPFNPVPFPNRTWPDKVNKKAPIWLSTDLRDGNQSLANLQMGFKEIEVSYPAASDSDFAFCRDLQNNGEVPDDVWIQVLTPARSDLIKRTFEAVAGLKHVIIHMYNATSCLFREVVFNNDREETIKLASDHTRLVRELAEQYAASHGTSFRFEYSPETFSQTETPYAVEVCEAVKKTWLAGEKSVWADGRKEERIIFNLPATVEVATPNCFADQVEIFCTTISEREKCIISCAVAAAELGILAGADRIEGTVLGNGERTGNVDLVTLGLNCYSQGIPPNLDFSDMFSIIDTVTECTGLPVHPRHPYAGELVFTAFSGSHQDAIKKGFEAQTRREKAGDKIWSMPYLPIDPADVGCTYEAVIRVNSQSGKGGIAYIVKSALALDLPRRMQIAFYKVVQDRSETTGKEMTSKDITTAFRQTYHLGGSIYDGRLVLKSFVTVDIRSATPSAVGSPDRSRSHSRVASLVGSVVEPSPDRSLDGNLPSASKRLTAKVLIDGTLREISGEGNGPLSSFLDALQGDLGIALSIREYTEHAVGAGSDVKAATYVELIPPNVDAKDKTKGGFWGVGVDADITASGLKAVISAANGYLGQSPIQAAEGA, via the exons ATGCCCATGCT AGCCGATCCTTCGCAGAGATATCTGCCATTCAACCCCGTTCCTTTCCCGAATCGAACATGGCCAGACAAGGTTAACAAAAAAGCTCCCATCTGGCTGAGCACGGATCTGAGAGATGGAAATCAGAGTCTTGCAAACC TACAAATGGGTTTCAAGGAGATTGAAGTGTCTTATCCCGCTGCTTCGGATTCCGACTTTGCTTTTTGTCGTGATCTACAAAACAATGGAGAGGTCCCGGATGACGTATGGATCCAG GTCCTGACACCCGCACGATCCGACCTAATAAAAAGAACGTTCGAAGCGGTTGCTGGGTTGAAGCACGTCATCATTCACATGTACAATGCGACATCATGCCTTTTCCGTGAAGTAGTATTCAACAATGATCGTGAGGAGACCATCAA ACTCGCCTCAGATCACACACGTCTCGTCCGAGAGCTTGCCGAGCAGTATGCCGCTTCT CACGGCACGAGTTTCCGTTTCGAATACTCTCCTGAGACTTTCTCTCAAACGGAAACCCCTTATGCTGTTGAAGTCTGTGAAGCCGTCAAGAAAACCTGGCTTGCCGGTGAAAAGAGTGTCTGGGCAGATGGCCgcaaggaggagaggattATCTTT AACCTCCCCGCAACTGTTGAGGTCGCAACACCAAATTGCTTTGCTGATCAA GTGGAAATCTTCTGCACCACGATCtcagagagagagaaatgCATCATCA GCTGCGCCGTCGCCGCTGCTGAACTCGGTATCCTCGCCGGGGCCGACCGAATCGAAGGCACGGTCCTTGGTAACGGTGAACGAACCGGTAACGTCGATCTCGTCACTCTCGGTCTCAACTGCTATTCTCAAGGTATCCCCCCAAACCTCGATTTCTCCGACATGTTCTCCATCATCGACACCGTCACCGAATGCACCGGTCTTCCCGTGCATCCTCGACACCCTTACGCAGGAGAGCTCGTTTTCACCGCTTTCTCAGGAAGTCACCAAGATGCGATCAAGAAAGGTTTCGAAGCTCAAACCAGGAGAGAAAAGGCCGGCGACAAGATCTGGAGCATGCCCTACCTTCCTATCGATCCCGCGGATGTTGGCTGTACCTACGAAGCAGTTATTCGTGTCAACTCTCAGTCTGGAAAGGGAGG AATCGCCTACATCGTCAAATCCGCCCTCGCGCTCGACCTACCCCGTCGTATGCAAATCGCATTCTACAAAGTTGTTCAAGACAGATCCGAGACCACCGGTAAAGAAATGACTTCTAAAGACATCACCACTGCCTTCCGACAGACCTATCACCTCGGTGGATCCATTTACGATGGCCGACTTGTACTCAAGTCCTTTGTTACCGTCGATATCCGATCCGCTACACCATCAGCTGTGGGCAGTCCCGATCGATCACGTTCACACAGCCGGGTAGCATCTCTTGTTGGATCTGTTGTCGAGCCCAGTCCCGATAGAAGTCTCGATGGCAATCTACCCTCTGCATCCAAGAGACTCACCGCCAAAGTGCTTATCGATGGTACTCTCCGAGAAATCTCTGGAGAAGGGAACGgtcccctctcttccttcctcgacGCTCTCCAAGGTGATCTTGGCATTGCCCTCTCCATCCGGGAATATACCGAGCACGCTGTTGGAGCTGGATCCGATGTCAAAGCCGCTACATATGTGGAATTGATCCCACCGAACGTCGATGCAAAGGACAAGACCAAGGGCGGATTCTGGGGAGTGGGTGTCGATGCCGACATCACGGCGAGTGGTCTCAAAGCAGTCATCAGTGCTGCCAACGGTTATCTAGGTCAAAGCCCTATCCAAGCGGCTGAAGGTGCATAA
- a CDS encoding dihydroxy-acid dehydratase has product MLPRRILSSSLTTAARSVHSSAARPASEAINRYSKTITEPKSQGASQAMLYATDGVNTDDDLKKAMVGVASVWYEGNPCNGHILGLGQRVKKSLGEAGLIGYQFGTPAVSDGISMGTSGKSVCGGHWLDGAVVIPGCDKNMPGTLIALGRLNRPGLMLYGGTIKPGHCNGETLDIVSAFQSYGRFLQEGQTEAAEKTRYDTVRNSCPGSGACGGVLTMALGGSTNVVLHLIAIAHSVGINLTIDDFQKVSDRVPLLADLKPSGKYVMEDIHTIGGIPSVIHFLIKHGYMTGDGLTVTGKTLGENCDRWVEKHGSKWEGQKILRPVDDPIKSTGHLRILRGNLAPGGAVSKITGKEGLRFTGKCRAFDVEEDFVKAVESGSIKKGEKTVVVLRYLGPKGGPGMPEMLKPTSLIMGAGLGYDVACLTDGRFSGGSHGFVVGHVVPEAQVGGPIALVQDGDIIDIDAVANTLNVNVSDEEMARRKAAWTAPPLKVTSGTLYKYAKLVTDASHGCGELAFLHGVCSER; this is encoded by the exons ATGCTGCCAAGGCGCATCCTCTCGTCCTCACTCACCACCGCCGCCAGGTCGGTTCACTCTTCGGCCGCTCGTCCGGCTTCAGAGGCGATCAATCGGTACTCGAAGACCATTACCGAACCAAAATCGCAGGGTGCTTCTCAG GCGATGCTGTACGCGACTGATGGCGTCAACACCGATGACGATCTCAAAAAGGCCATGGTCGGTGTAGCAAGTGTGTG GTACGAGGGTAACCCCTGTAACGGTCACATCTTGGGTCTCGGTCAGAGAGTGAAGAAATCTTTAGGTGAAGCTGGTCTCATTGGGTATCAATTCGGTACTCCTGCCGTTTCCGATGGTATCAGTATGGGAACTTCAGGAA AAAGTGTATGTGGAGGACATTGGCTCGACGGTGCCGTTGTCATTCCCGGTTGTGACAAAAATATGCCCGGTACCTTGATCGCTCTTGGTCGACTCAACAGACCCGGATTGATGCTTTACGGTGGTACCATCAAACCCGGTCATTGCAATGGAGAAACCCTCGATATTGTGTCCGCTTTTCAGAGTTACGGTCGTTTCCTTCAAGAAGGTCAGACTGAAGCAGCAGAGAAGACAAGATACGATACCGTTAGAAATTCTTGTCCCGGTTCAGGAGCCTGTGGAGGG GTCCTCACAATGGCTCTCGGTGGTTCCACCAACGTCGTTCTCCATCTCATTGCCATCGCTCACTCTGTCGGAATCAACCTCACAATCGACGACTTCCAAAAAGTCTCTGACCGTGTACCTCTCCTTGCCGATCTCAAACCCAGTGGTAAATACGTCATGGAGGATATACATACCATTGGAGGTATTCCAA GTgtcatccacttcctcatcaaacACGGATACATGACCGGTGATGGTCTCACCGTTACCGGCAAGACCCTCGGAGAGAACTGTGACCGATGGGTCGAGAAGCACGGCAGCAAGTGGGAAGGCCAGAAGATCCTTAGACCGGTCGATGATCCCATCAAATCAACTGGGCATCTCCGAATCTTACGCGGTAACCTCGCGCCAGGCGGTGCTGTTTCCAAAATCACTGGAAAGGAGGGTCTTCGATTCACCGGTAAATGCCGAGCATTcgatgttgaggaagatTTCGTCAAAGCTGTGGAGTCTGGCTCAATCAAGAAGGGCGAGAAGACTGTGGTTGTATTGAGATATCTTGGACCAAAGGGTGGACCTG GTATGCCTGAAATGCTCAAACCTACCAGTTTGATCATGGGTGCTGGTCTCGGTTACGATGTCGCTTGTCTCACCGACGGGCGATTCAGCGGTGGTTCTCATGGGTTCGTCGTCGGTCATGTCGTACCAGAAGCGCAAGTCGGAGGACCCATCGCCCTGGTACAAGACGGCGatatcatcgacatcgacgCTGTCGCCAATACTCTTAACGTGAATGTCTCTGACGAAGAGATGGCTCGTCGAAAGGCTGCATGGACCGCACCACCTCTCAAAGTGACTAGCGGTACACTGTACAAATACGCTAAACTCGTGACTGATGCCTCGCATggttgtggtgagttggcatTCCTCCACGGTGTTTGTTCCGAACGCTGA
- a CDS encoding imidazoleglycerol-phosphate dehydratase — protein sequence MSARTASVERKTSETEISCTIDLDHVPGVTTQTIDVSTGIGFLDHMFTALAKHGGMSLTLKCKGDLHIDDHHTAEDCALALGAAFKKALGERKGIKRYGFAYAPLDESLSRAVIDISSRPFFVCNLPFTREKIGDLSTEMVSHLLQSFAFEAGVTLHVDSIRGENNHHIAESAFKALALAIRMAISRTGGDDVPSTKGVLAL from the exons ATGTCCGCCAGAACCGCATCAGTAGAGAGAAAAACCAGTGAAACGGAGATATCATGTACCATTGATCTCGATCATGTACCAGGTGTAACAACCCAGACCATCGATGTTAGCACGGGCATTGGTTTCCTCGATCAT ATGTTCACAGCTCTCGCTAAACACGGTGGCATGTCATTGACACTGAAGTGTAAGGGGGATTTACACATTGACGATCATCACACAGCAGAAGATTGCGCTTTGGCATTAGGAGCTGCATTCAAGAAGGCTTTgggtgagaggaagggtaTCAAGAGGTATGGATTCGCATACGCTCCCttggatgag TCCTTATCCCGAGCTGTTAtcgatatctcatctcgtccGTTCTTCGTGTGCAACCTTCCCTTCACGAGGGAAAAGATCGGAGACT TGTCCACAGAAATGGTCTCTCACCTCCTTCAATCCTTTGCCTTTGAGGCTGGCGTGACCTTGCACGTCGACTCTATCCGTGGGGAGAACAATCATCACAT CGCCGAGTCCGCCTTCAAAGCCCTCGCACTCGCCATAAGAATGGCCATCAGCCGAACcggtggtgatgatgtacCAAGTACAAAAGGTGTCCTTGCCTTATAA